The Candidatus Ancaeobacter aquaticus genome window below encodes:
- the preA gene encoding NAD-dependent dihydropyrimidine dehydrogenase subunit PreA — MDISINCLGKKFDSPFVLASGPPTANADMIKRGFEAGWAGAVVKTLIREPVKNLQNRFASIKCGKTVIGFENIELLSEMSPEEWYRDIASLKKDFSDKIVIGSIMGDAKEQEQWIELALGCQDAGADMIELNFSCPHGYPEKGKGSAIGQNPEYSGLITGWLKSDKRIHVPVIPKLTAAVTDILHIGLAVSEKGADGISAINTIPSIMGFDLKTLAPRPDVNGWTTPGGYSGQGIRPIALRCVSDLTGDVKIPVMGCGGISSGYDGAEFLLAGAPVLQVCTAVMLEGYDIVSKMKDELAEFMSWHNFSSVSDFLGLGRRSIKQFSELDQSYSVKASIDPEKCTSCGKCHVSCRDGASGAISSHNNAYAVDRDTCCGCSLCYQVCPSGAITLR, encoded by the coding sequence ATGGATATTTCTATTAATTGTCTAGGTAAAAAGTTTGATAGCCCCTTTGTGCTTGCTTCCGGTCCGCCGACAGCCAATGCCGATATGATAAAGAGAGGATTTGAGGCCGGATGGGCCGGAGCAGTTGTTAAGACGCTTATCAGAGAACCGGTAAAAAATCTACAGAACCGTTTTGCATCGATCAAATGCGGGAAGACGGTTATTGGTTTTGAAAATATCGAGCTTTTGAGTGAAATGTCTCCGGAAGAGTGGTACAGAGATATAGCTTCCCTGAAAAAAGACTTTTCCGACAAGATCGTTATTGGCAGTATTATGGGGGATGCGAAGGAACAAGAGCAGTGGATTGAACTTGCCTTGGGATGTCAGGATGCAGGCGCGGATATGATAGAACTTAATTTTTCCTGTCCTCATGGGTATCCGGAAAAAGGTAAAGGGTCCGCCATAGGGCAGAACCCTGAATATTCTGGATTAATTACCGGATGGCTAAAAAGTGATAAGAGAATACATGTTCCGGTTATACCAAAACTGACTGCGGCTGTTACAGATATTTTACATATTGGTCTGGCGGTTTCAGAAAAAGGTGCTGACGGGATCAGCGCAATTAATACTATCCCTTCCATTATGGGTTTTGATCTAAAGACTCTTGCTCCCAGACCAGATGTGAATGGCTGGACTACCCCAGGCGGATATTCCGGGCAGGGGATTAGGCCTATTGCATTAAGATGTGTGAGCGATCTCACTGGAGATGTCAAAATACCTGTAATGGGCTGTGGCGGAATCTCCTCTGGATATGACGGGGCTGAGTTTTTATTGGCAGGGGCACCGGTTCTACAAGTCTGCACTGCGGTAATGCTTGAAGGCTATGATATTGTTTCAAAGATGAAAGATGAACTTGCCGAATTCATGTCCTGGCACAATTTTTCGTCTGTATCAGATTTTTTGGGGTTAGGGAGAAGGTCAATAAAGCAGTTTTCTGAGCTTGATCAGAGTTATTCGGTAAAAGCCTCCATAGACCCTGAAAAATGTACTTCCTGTGGAAAATGCCATGTATCGTGTCGCGACGGTGCATCTGGCGCGATCAGTTCTCACAATAATGCGTATGCAGTTGATCGAGATACATGCTGCGGTTGTTCTCTGTGCTATCAAGTATGCCCTTCGGGAGCTATAACGTTGAGGTAA
- a CDS encoding DUF1571 domain-containing protein encodes MFIRYLRCVRGAVVLCVLTGTIIISGFGSICILADEGHDPLKIILSMRDRYENIENYTAVMVKGEPALNKKKPPEQIYVKFKKPFSVYLKWFDAPCKDREVLYIADQNNDCIFVRPEGLFGFLIRCLKLPSTFKRKDSRHTLKDFGIGNLIEDIIDVTLDAKRNNVLDLRYKGIVTRNGREVFHLERFLPKEDYMFPRVIFYIDTKTYLPLEVYAYNKKGKLSEYCLFLDLVLNPQLSEEEFSVDNDEYGFSYL; translated from the coding sequence ATGTTTATTCGTTATTTGAGATGCGTGCGTGGGGCTGTTGTATTATGCGTTTTGACTGGAACTATTATTATTTCAGGATTTGGATCAATCTGTATTTTAGCCGATGAAGGTCATGATCCTCTCAAGATTATCCTTTCTATGAGGGACCGATATGAAAATATAGAAAATTATACTGCGGTAATGGTGAAAGGAGAGCCTGCGTTAAACAAAAAGAAACCTCCGGAACAGATCTACGTTAAATTTAAAAAACCGTTCAGCGTTTATCTGAAATGGTTCGACGCACCCTGCAAGGACCGCGAAGTTCTGTATATAGCGGATCAGAATAACGATTGCATTTTTGTTAGACCTGAAGGGCTTTTTGGATTCCTTATAAGATGCTTGAAGCTTCCAAGCACTTTTAAAAGAAAAGATTCGCGGCACACTCTGAAGGACTTTGGGATCGGTAATCTGATTGAGGATATCATTGATGTCACATTAGACGCCAAAAGGAACAATGTTCTTGATCTGCGTTATAAAGGGATTGTCACGCGAAACGGTAGGGAGGTGTTTCATCTCGAACGTTTTTTGCCGAAAGAAGATTACATGTTCCCAAGGGTGATTTTTTATATTGATACGAAGACCTATCTTCCTCTTGAGGTCTATGCATATAATAAAAAGGGGAAACTTTCCGAGTATTGCCTGTTTCTGGATCTCGTACTTAATCCTCAATTAAGCGAAGAAGAGTTCAGCGTCGACAATGACGAATATGGCTTCAGTTATCTGTAA
- a CDS encoding autotransporter-associated beta strand repeat-containing protein, translated as MKPIKILFGIFVIVFGVSLNASAYTVRTWDGGGDDNDFSTPENWEGDAAPWGDDGLTFDGSTRLTPYNNWGGIISYGIITFNSTGFDISTMHSLLLNSGITNNAGLSNAFSANIGLQHHQSFTNNGTLLTFSGHVAIYDQTLTVTGSGATNMSAIIDYGHGGDLIKSGNGTLTISGACTYAGGTTISAGSLAYGAGGALDDDGAINVSGGILDISSYSDTVGDVTLTSGSIIGTSGKLTGNSYVVEDGTISAILAGEGALEKTSGGTVTLSGANEYSGGTTITTGTLVGMVATLQNRNITNNATLCFERDTTAEEYTHIISGTGIVEKEGDNTLTFSEASTYTGDTKINEGTLQCGANNVLSTSTDVVVEAGAVLDLNDHSDTIYSVSGAGNVTLGSGTLTTISSWESLEFSGVMSGTDGSFVKNANGTLTLTGENTYTGGTTVSNGTLVFGAHNVLANSSPVLVSGSSVVLDIDEYSDIVGAVTFEGGWHSEIKGTAGVLTGTSYEVQYGTVSAKLGGEGKLTKTTDHQVTLSGANTYTGGTEVSVGALTLGVDNVLANSGAVTISGGTLDIAGYSDIVAVVTLTSGEITGTDGVLTGTSYEVQSGSISAILAGEGALEKTTEESHVYLSGANTYSGGTTVSAGTLRGTTTSLQGDITNNANLWFDQGTDGTYSGVISSTGEVEKAGEGNVTLSGANTYGGGTTISNGILTGTTTSLQGNITNSATVCFNQSTTGTYSDVISASGALIKSGEGTVTLSGENTYYGGTTISAGTLKGTVATLQNQNITNNATLCFERDTTAELYSAVISGSGAVIKSGDNTLTFAGENIYSGGTTVSGGTLTGTPTSLQGDITNDATLCFINDGTYSDEISGSGALIKSDNGTVTFSGTNTYSGTTSINASTLSVTGSIANSATTINDGGKLIGSGTVFNLTVADGGTFSPGLSPGTLNAGPTIWQSGGTYLWEINDATGTEGDDPGYDWLNITGGLNITATSESKFNLDLSTMGTAADNFDNSQDYSWVIATASGGITGFSADKFDVDSTLFTNSLGVGNFSISQNVNDLSMNFNAIPEPSTYALFGIGLLGLIVGWMRKQRRKL; from the coding sequence GTGAAACCGATTAAGATTTTATTTGGAATTTTCGTTATTGTCTTTGGGGTATCCCTCAATGCTTCTGCCTATACTGTTCGCACGTGGGATGGTGGTGGTGACGACAATGATTTTTCAACACCTGAAAACTGGGAGGGTGATGCTGCTCCTTGGGGTGACGATGGCCTGACTTTTGATGGATCTACACGTTTAACACCCTATAATAATTGGGGAGGTATAATTAGTTATGGCATTATTACTTTTAATTCAACAGGTTTTGACATATCAACTATGCATTCTCTGCTATTAAATTCTGGTATAACCAATAATGCCGGCCTATCAAATGCCTTTAGCGCTAATATAGGTCTTCAACATCACCAGAGTTTTACGAATAATGGGACATTACTAACGTTTAGTGGTCATGTTGCTATCTATGATCAGACGTTAACGGTTACTGGGTCAGGTGCTACTAACATGTCTGCGATTATAGATTATGGCCATGGTGGAGATTTAATTAAATCTGGTAACGGTACGCTTACAATTTCAGGGGCATGTACTTATGCTGGTGGTACGACAATAAGCGCAGGGTCATTGGCGTATGGTGCGGGTGGTGCTTTGGATGATGACGGTGCAATAAATGTTTCTGGCGGTATACTTGATATCAGTAGTTATAGTGATACGGTAGGAGATGTAACATTAACGAGCGGTTCTATTATTGGGACATCGGGTAAATTGACCGGTAATTCATATGTTGTTGAGGACGGAACGATAAGCGCGATACTCGCAGGAGAAGGTGCATTGGAAAAGACAAGTGGTGGTACGGTTACACTTTCAGGTGCAAATGAGTATAGCGGAGGAACAACAATAACCACTGGAACATTAGTGGGAATGGTTGCTACTTTACAAAATCGAAATATAACTAATAATGCGACCCTATGTTTTGAGAGGGATACAACGGCTGAAGAATATACGCATATAATTAGCGGAACTGGTATAGTTGAAAAGGAAGGTGATAACACACTTACTTTTTCTGAAGCGAGTACATACACAGGGGATACTAAAATAAATGAGGGCACCCTACAATGCGGTGCTAATAATGTGCTTTCAACCTCTACAGATGTTGTTGTTGAGGCAGGCGCTGTTTTAGATTTGAATGATCATTCAGACACAATATATTCTGTATCAGGTGCAGGCAATGTGACATTGGGCAGTGGCACTTTAACAACAATTTCTAGTTGGGAAAGTTTAGAATTTAGCGGTGTAATGAGCGGGACAGATGGGAGTTTTGTCAAGAATGCCAACGGAACATTGACACTGACCGGTGAAAATACATATACAGGTGGAACGACAGTAAGTAATGGTACATTGGTATTTGGGGCTCATAATGTTTTAGCTAATAGTAGTCCGGTTTTAGTTTCAGGTAGTAGTGTCGTATTGGATATTGATGAATACAGTGACATAGTAGGTGCTGTAACGTTTGAAGGTGGTTGGCACAGTGAAATTAAGGGAACAGCAGGTGTTTTAACAGGCACTTCGTATGAAGTTCAATACGGAACAGTAAGCGCAAAACTTGGAGGCGAAGGGAAGTTGACCAAAACTACTGATCATCAGGTTACGCTTTCGGGGGCAAATACGTATACTGGTGGAACGGAAGTAAGCGTAGGGGCGTTAACGCTTGGTGTAGATAATGTTTTAGCCAACAGCGGGGCGGTGACAATTTCAGGTGGGACACTTGATATTGCCGGCTATTCTGACATAGTAGCAGTTGTAACATTGACAAGCGGCGAAATTACAGGAACGGACGGCGTTTTGACAGGTACTTCATATGAGGTTCAAAGTGGTTCGATAAGTGCAATACTTGCTGGGGAAGGGGCGTTGGAAAAAACTACTGAAGAGAGTCATGTTTACCTTTCAGGTGCAAATACATATAGTGGTGGAACGACGGTGAGTGCAGGAACATTACGTGGAACAACTACAAGTTTACAGGGAGATATTACAAATAATGCAAATTTGTGGTTTGATCAGGGTACGGATGGTACATATTCAGGTGTAATAAGCAGCACGGGTGAAGTGGAAAAAGCGGGAGAAGGTAATGTTACGCTTTCAGGTGCAAATACATATGGTGGTGGCACAACAATAAGCAATGGAATATTGACGGGAACAACAACAAGTTTACAGGGAAATATAACAAATAGTGCGACGGTATGTTTTAATCAAAGTACTACGGGGACATATTCAGATGTGATAAGCGCTTCTGGCGCTCTGATAAAGAGTGGAGAAGGCACAGTTACACTTTCGGGTGAAAACACATATTATGGAGGGACAACGATAAGTGCAGGAACATTGAAGGGAACTGTCGCAACTTTACAGAATCAGAATATAACAAATAATGCAACTTTATGTTTTGAGAGGGATACAACGGCTGAGCTATATTCGGCTGTTATAAGCGGTAGTGGAGCAGTGATAAAAAGTGGTGATAATACACTTACATTTGCAGGAGAAAACATATATAGCGGTGGTACAACGGTAAGCGGTGGAACGTTAACAGGGACGCCAACAAGTTTACAGGGAGATATTACAAATGATGCAACATTATGTTTTATAAATGATGGGACATATTCGGATGAGATAAGCGGTTCTGGTGCTCTGATAAAGAGTGATAACGGTACAGTTACATTTTCGGGGACGAATACATATAGTGGTACAACATCGATTAATGCGAGTACACTCTCTGTGACCGGTAGCATTGCAAATAGTGCTACTACAATCAACGATGGCGGTAAACTCATTGGTTCGGGAACTGTTTTTAATCTTACTGTGGCAGACGGCGGTACTTTCTCGCCGGGATTGAGTCCTGGAACGCTGAATGCCGGCCCTACTATATGGCAAAGCGGGGGCACGTATCTCTGGGAGATTAATGATGCTACAGGCACAGAAGGGGATGATCCTGGATATGATTGGCTTAATATTACAGGAGGACTTAATATAACCGCAACCTCCGAAAGTAAATTCAATCTTGATCTTTCGACGATGGGGACAGCTGCCGATAACTTTGATAATTCTCAAGATTATTCATGGGTTATTGCAACCGCTTCTGGGGGCATTACAGGGTTTTCTGCTGATAAATTTGATGTTGACAGTACCTTATTCACAAACTCCCTTGGCGTTGGTAATTTTTCAATAAGCCAGAATGTGAATGATTTATCTATGAATTTCAATGCAATTCCCGAACCGTCAACATACGCCCTTTTCGGTATAGGGCTTTTGGGATTGATTGTTGGGTGGATGAGAAAACAAAGACGTAAGCTGTAA
- a CDS encoding rubredoxin, giving the protein MDKYICSVCGYVYDPAEGDSNANIAPNTSFDQLPEDWLCPLCGAPKSQFDKTE; this is encoded by the coding sequence ATGGATAAATATATATGTTCAGTATGCGGTTACGTATATGATCCAGCAGAAGGTGATTCAAACGCTAATATAGCTCCCAATACATCTTTTGATCAATTACCTGAAGATTGGCTTTGTCCACTTTGCGGTGCACCAAAAAGCCAATTTGATAAAACTGAATAA
- a CDS encoding ferredoxin, giving the protein MKTIIDKNICICCGLCVEICPVVFALDDDGKAISKVDKIAKQQQNKANEAASSCPVNAIKIK; this is encoded by the coding sequence ATGAAAACAATAATTGATAAAAACATATGCATTTGTTGTGGTCTCTGTGTAGAAATATGTCCGGTTGTATTTGCGTTAGATGACGATGGTAAAGCAATATCAAAAGTTGATAAGATCGCAAAGCAACAGCAAAATAAGGCCAATGAAGCTGCATCAAGCTGTCCGGTGAACGCGATAAAAATAAAATAG
- a CDS encoding NYN domain-containing protein produces MSNHIIVDGHNYIFQTGGNHLRQSREKLLFALVEYRRKKNVEITVVFDNRSQETLGNEKSHFHGIVVMYGAPKIDADDIINDIVERAENKKRVIVVTTDKTDIGRYCKRLGAKVIDPHELKKLMDKSRMPSEMRKKVDDQDSSDKPKFATNAEIEYYLKKFSGK; encoded by the coding sequence TTGTCTAACCATATTATTGTAGATGGTCATAATTATATATTTCAGACAGGCGGTAATCATCTCCGACAAAGTAGAGAGAAGTTACTTTTTGCTTTGGTAGAATATCGCCGAAAGAAAAACGTTGAAATAACAGTAGTATTCGATAATCGTTCTCAAGAAACTTTAGGCAATGAGAAAAGTCATTTTCATGGCATCGTTGTAATGTATGGTGCCCCTAAAATAGATGCTGACGATATTATAAATGATATTGTTGAGAGAGCAGAAAATAAAAAAAGAGTAATAGTCGTAACAACAGATAAAACAGATATTGGCAGGTATTGTAAGAGATTAGGTGCAAAAGTAATTGATCCACATGAATTAAAAAAACTCATGGACAAAAGCAGGATGCCGTCCGAGATGCGAAAAAAAGTGGATGATCAAGACAGCAGTGATAAACCTAAGTTTGCAACTAATGCTGAGATTGAGTATTACTTAAAGAAATTCAGTGGCAAATAG
- a CDS encoding HU family DNA-binding protein: MATITKKQLADQIAAEMDFTQIETKKIIDAFLEKLKSNLAQSNRIELRDFGVFSVKVRKSRLGRNPNKPQEVVTIPERKIVHFKVGREWKNRIVSS; the protein is encoded by the coding sequence ATGGCTACAATAACAAAGAAGCAGTTAGCAGATCAGATTGCAGCAGAGATGGACTTTACTCAGATCGAAACAAAGAAGATAATTGATGCTTTTCTCGAAAAGCTAAAATCGAATCTTGCGCAAAGCAACAGAATTGAATTAAGAGATTTTGGTGTTTTTAGCGTGAAAGTTAGAAAGTCACGTCTTGGCCGTAATCCGAACAAACCGCAAGAAGTGGTAACGATTCCTGAAAGAAAGATTGTTCATTTCAAAGTCGGTAGAGAATGGAAAAACAGGATTGTATCTTCATAA
- the cobO gene encoding cob(I)yrinic acid a,c-diamide adenosyltransferase, translating into MSNGLVVVHTGNGKGKTTAALGLALRAIGQGMQVLVVQFIKSSKNTGELKIAQKLIPQLTIVPMGGGFFDKNSSKAVEREKRKVAKAFEFVKLNTRLGKYNLIILDEINYAISYGLINIEKVLLLIKEKPKKMHIVLTGRDAKKKIIDQADIVTEMKEVKHAFKKGTKAQKGIEF; encoded by the coding sequence ATGAGTAATGGTTTAGTTGTTGTGCATACGGGAAATGGTAAGGGGAAAACTACAGCGGCACTTGGCCTTGCATTACGTGCTATAGGACAGGGAATGCAAGTGCTTGTTGTTCAATTTATTAAATCATCAAAGAATACCGGGGAACTAAAAATTGCTCAGAAGCTTATTCCTCAGCTTACCATTGTCCCTATGGGAGGAGGTTTTTTTGATAAGAACAGTAGCAAAGCAGTTGAACGTGAAAAAAGAAAAGTTGCTAAAGCATTCGAGTTTGTAAAATTAAATACACGTTTAGGGAAATACAATCTTATTATATTGGATGAAATAAATTATGCAATTTCATATGGATTAATTAATATTGAAAAAGTATTACTCCTTATCAAGGAAAAACCTAAGAAGATGCACATAGTGCTTACCGGACGTGATGCTAAGAAAAAGATCATTGATCAAGCTGATATTGTTACCGAGATGAAAGAAGTAAAACATGCATTCAAAAAAGGGACAAAAGCACAAAAAGGGATTGAATTTTAA
- a CDS encoding SO_0444 family Cu/Zn efflux transporter, which translates to MEEIVTFLHKVVMDTAEIFNSMSPFLLLGLFFAGIIHVYVPTNKIGKSIGKKTTSSVTKAALWGIPLPLCSCGVIPAALSLRKHGASKGATLSFLVSTPETGVDSIAITYSLLDPLFTIFRPVAAFVTAMTCGIAENFFSRKEKEEEIKVTEDVCRICNENEKPGHSHSPLRKIWRIFEYGYIEFLGDIGKWLFIGIIAAGMITAIIPEGFFTRFIGQGFLEMIIMLIAGIPLYICASATTPIAASLIVVGVSPGAALVFLLSGPATNLATLTVVWKYIGKKSAVIYLLSIAVTSLLMGLALNFIYSYFDMHVVTQLGKHAECIPHSFRVVCSIILCALIVIGIGRGYVKKEDAHEH; encoded by the coding sequence ATGGAAGAAATAGTAACGTTTTTACATAAAGTTGTTATGGATACGGCGGAAATATTTAATAGTATGTCGCCGTTTTTGCTCTTAGGCCTTTTTTTTGCGGGCATTATACATGTGTATGTGCCTACTAATAAGATCGGCAAATCAATAGGGAAGAAAACCACCAGTTCTGTTACTAAAGCTGCTTTGTGGGGAATTCCGCTGCCATTGTGCTCATGTGGAGTAATCCCTGCCGCCCTTTCACTTCGAAAACATGGTGCATCAAAGGGTGCAACATTATCATTCTTGGTGTCAACGCCGGAAACAGGTGTTGATTCCATCGCTATTACGTACTCTCTTCTCGATCCGCTTTTTACCATTTTTAGGCCTGTTGCAGCATTTGTTACAGCGATGACCTGTGGCATAGCGGAAAATTTTTTCAGTAGAAAAGAAAAAGAGGAAGAAATAAAAGTGACCGAAGATGTATGTCGTATCTGTAATGAAAACGAAAAGCCAGGCCATAGTCACTCACCGCTCAGAAAAATATGGAGGATTTTTGAGTATGGATATATAGAGTTTTTAGGTGATATTGGTAAATGGCTGTTTATTGGCATTATAGCTGCGGGAATGATAACAGCGATTATCCCGGAAGGGTTTTTCACACGTTTTATTGGGCAGGGATTTCTTGAGATGATAATTATGCTTATAGCGGGAATACCGCTTTATATCTGTGCATCTGCAACAACACCGATTGCCGCAAGTTTAATTGTTGTCGGTGTCAGTCCGGGAGCCGCTTTAGTGTTTCTTTTATCAGGACCGGCAACAAATCTGGCAACACTTACCGTTGTATGGAAATATATCGGAAAGAAAAGTGCGGTGATATATCTTTTGTCAATTGCCGTGACAAGCCTATTAATGGGGTTAGCGCTTAATTTTATATATTCATATTTTGATATGCATGTTGTCACACAACTAGGGAAACATGCTGAATGCATTCCTCATAGTTTTCGGGTTGTGTGTTCGATTATTTTATGTGCATTAATTGTTATTGGAATAGGAAGAGGCTATGTTAAGAAGGAAGACGCGCATGAACATTAA
- the cobS gene encoding adenosylcobinamide-GDP ribazoletransferase, protein MKPLKTLKYMVGALQFLTRISLPGASLKDDDLARSMRYFPLVGIFIGAVLVVCNYVLTLFLPVRLVNLFLIGILVLLTGALHLDGFSDTIDGFMSSRSREKILSIMKDSRVGAFGVIGIVLLLIAKYELLNALCSYSKNYALIMMPLMGRWAMVLSSYALNYARSEKGTGKSFVESLTLADLIIASLWMLVAGVIFLQLQLFVCLFFVLLTVTLFLVVSYRKIGGITGDVIGFISEITELMVLFLFAAHILS, encoded by the coding sequence ATGAAACCATTGAAAACTCTTAAGTATATGGTAGGTGCCTTACAGTTTCTTACCAGAATATCTCTCCCGGGCGCTTCCTTAAAAGATGATGATCTTGCCCGATCAATGCGTTATTTTCCTCTTGTCGGCATTTTTATTGGTGCTGTGTTAGTTGTCTGTAATTACGTTCTTACGCTGTTTTTGCCAGTACGGCTTGTGAATCTTTTTCTTATAGGAATACTCGTACTTTTAACCGGAGCGCTACATCTTGATGGGTTTTCAGATACGATAGATGGTTTTATGAGTTCACGATCAAGAGAGAAGATTCTTTCCATAATGAAAGACAGTAGGGTTGGTGCATTTGGTGTTATAGGTATAGTACTACTTCTTATAGCTAAATATGAGCTATTGAATGCTCTGTGCAGTTATTCTAAAAACTATGCGCTTATTATGATGCCTCTAATGGGTAGGTGGGCTATGGTGTTATCATCATATGCATTAAATTATGCGCGTAGCGAAAAAGGGACAGGGAAATCATTTGTTGAATCACTTACCCTTGCAGATCTTATAATTGCATCGCTATGGATGCTTGTCGCAGGCGTTATTTTTCTACAATTACAATTATTTGTATGTCTCTTTTTTGTCCTCTTGACGGTGACGTTGTTTCTTGTTGTATCATACAGAAAAATTGGCGGTATTACCGGTGATGTAATAGGTTTTATATCTGAAATTACAGAACTTATGGTACTCTTTTTATTTGCCGCACATATACTCTCCTAA
- the cobT gene encoding nicotinate-nucleotide--dimethylbenzimidazole phosphoribosyltransferase, whose amino-acid sequence MELITKTIASIAPVKQSFLDSAQKRLDSLTKPQGSLGLLEDIAKKIVAITENEQPRLENKVIVTMAGDHGVVVEGVSAFPQEVTPQMVYNFVSGGAAINVLARHVGADVKVVDMGVNTDFDTSLAIINKKVAYGTKNFTEGPAMSKDEAVQSIERGIEVVYELKQNGLDIVGTGDMGIGNTTPSSAIAAVFLNCPVEQVTGRGTGIDDDALKNKIRVIEKGISVNSPDRDDPLDVLAKVGGFEIGGIAGVVLGAASLKIPVMVDGLISAAGAYIAFKLCPMVKDYIFAAHKSVEIGQSKIIKDMGLEPILDFDMRLGEGTGAALSMGIVDAATKILNDMATFGDAGVSGRDH is encoded by the coding sequence ATGGAATTAATTACAAAAACAATTGCATCAATAGCACCAGTTAAACAGTCGTTTTTGGATAGCGCTCAAAAACGATTAGATTCATTAACAAAACCTCAGGGAAGTTTAGGGCTGCTTGAGGATATTGCTAAAAAAATTGTTGCTATTACTGAAAATGAGCAGCCACGATTAGAAAACAAGGTGATTGTTACTATGGCCGGTGACCATGGTGTTGTCGTTGAAGGTGTAAGCGCATTTCCTCAGGAAGTAACTCCCCAAATGGTATATAACTTTGTTAGTGGCGGAGCGGCAATCAATGTACTTGCTCGTCATGTTGGTGCTGATGTTAAGGTTGTAGACATGGGTGTTAATACCGACTTTGATACATCGCTGGCGATAATCAACAAAAAGGTTGCCTATGGGACAAAGAATTTTACTGAAGGCCCGGCAATGAGTAAAGATGAAGCGGTGCAATCAATCGAAAGAGGGATTGAAGTTGTATACGAGTTAAAACAAAATGGTTTAGATATTGTTGGGACTGGAGATATGGGTATAGGAAATACGACACCATCAAGTGCGATTGCAGCAGTGTTTTTGAATTGTCCGGTTGAGCAGGTAACAGGTAGGGGGACAGGTATAGATGATGATGCACTGAAAAATAAAATACGAGTTATTGAAAAAGGAATATCTGTAAACAGTCCTGATAGAGATGATCCCTTAGATGTACTTGCAAAAGTTGGTGGTTTTGAAATAGGAGGCATTGCGGGAGTAGTGCTTGGCGCGGCGTCACTCAAGATACCAGTTATGGTTGACGGTCTGATTTCTGCCGCTGGCGCCTATATTGCCTTTAAATTATGTCCTATGGTCAAAGATTATATATTTGCTGCACACAAGTCGGTGGAGATCGGGCAGTCAAAAATAATAAAAGATATGGGTCTTGAACCTATTCTTGATTTTGATATGCGGCTTGGAGAAGGGACAGGAGCAGCACTTTCAATGGGTATTGTAGATGCTGCGACAAAAATATTAAATGATATGGCCACATTTGGTGATGCAGGAGTAAGTGGTCGCGATCACTAA
- the cobU gene encoding bifunctional adenosylcobinamide kinase/adenosylcobinamide-phosphate guanylyltransferase: protein MAKIIFVLGGARSGKSTFALQQAKKHRKVAYIATGVACDAEMRQRIKKHKDERPSSWDTFEEKIDLNSTAIKHLSKYDASIIDCIGGWVSNCMLAPKKSKVYPEKEIKKITKSIKSIKKHTVIIVSNEVGLGLVPPYKMGREFRDILGRVNQILASEAQAVYFMIAGIPQKIK from the coding sequence ATGGCTAAGATTATTTTTGTCCTTGGCGGTGCTCGGAGTGGTAAAAGTACTTTCGCTTTACAGCAAGCGAAAAAGCACAGGAAAGTGGCTTATATTGCGACGGGTGTCGCATGTGACGCTGAAATGCGTCAGCGTATAAAGAAACATAAAGATGAAAGACCTTCTAGCTGGGATACTTTTGAAGAAAAAATAGATCTTAATAGTACGGCAATCAAACACCTTTCAAAATACGATGCCTCGATCATTGACTGTATCGGTGGTTGGGTTTCTAACTGTATGCTTGCACCTAAGAAAAGTAAGGTTTATCCTGAAAAGGAAATAAAAAAAATCACCAAATCTATAAAATCGATTAAAAAACATACCGTTATTATTGTTTCAAATGAGGTAGGGCTGGGTTTGGTTCCCCCTTATAAAATGGGAAGAGAGTTTAGGGATATTCTTGGCCGTGTAAATCAAATTCTTGCCAGTGAAGCACAAGCGGTCTATTTTATGATAGCGGGTATTCCCCAAAAGATTAAATAA